One sulfur-oxidizing endosymbiont of Gigantopelta aegis DNA segment encodes these proteins:
- a CDS encoding TIGR03790 family protein, with the protein MIFKVVRLFCAVTMLSMMFSTQVLAACDDSLPAIGNRDDVLIIVNDNAKDSCVVGKYYAEQRGVGKNNIVHLKVPSSYFLTWTEFKIMRDQIIQFMRTNTFKNASIIPLDCPSTSESLLYCQASMEQIRAETKIKYLVMTRGVPSRVVVDGSTLSSARGPTSIDNYLRHWLVNYYAKDVAFNSNIRATAFADGRGMRTVEPAIDGELIVGRIDGLSTDSAKALVDRAIAAEKNGIYGKHYGSKFGSTGGRASWLDYSRTYPNQYVYGNSSTGWQYQHGIFGAYNDLTTLLNNGIRFVDNNQCLTHIDNPAGSTTGKSPQECVVKLTNGKDLMPGHQSGRQALVDNALVYLGSLDGQPTNGKFSGFMNWRRDSTCSVVLCKNSDDPLACEQQSTDVFKEINTQCAGVAEGFIGYNFQSYPVSFLGVWPTAWYQTTASTELYWTHQGGGDVNNLAFPEIINDSADGDGKSVWFGDSNATANSQCYSDLSLSVMDACVNDQRIIGFVNRTQFASKTNDVLAPHRYRISLKYKAEYIDRLTQLRVNLYVKEPDYGFFQVSYGSQNFSLVDSAVPHKIPLGNTDWVEVEAFFTIDPNKHATARSNCANDTRCSARVSAEFLNTPWAGNYDGFRVRIETAGSYAGGIGLDDVQIVETDTLEPIVLRNASFNEGHEQVSAGDHAANFLSRLNGTAFWGSVSHHQSGGHSFDRHPQETLIYFMRGLPLGDSVWFAERYNSGMLYGDPLYSPIAVKFHYTNSYDFIADGDELMADTLNGNDSSVVSTQYNVDYCSGEDFFVCDQEGSWQASNLSGVGGERALNLGAIDLSALDVGLYTLRLAVNSENMLTAKSQTFYDYYPVTVANNTSDFDQDGLTDVDELKLYLTNPKIADSDGDGLDDGREIQIGTNPNNQDTDGDGMNDAWEAKYSVMDPLVNDADLDSDNDGLTNLEEFNLKTNPSSDDTDQDGLSDFDEINLYKTSPILADTDRDHVNDGLEITNNTDPLLAEDTDLDGMSNDWELAYGTKTYADDASEDPDKDGADNILEYLRYSLPNDATSTPITNTLYVDATIGQDTNDGSLEAPFASVSRAMRAASDGDTIQLASGQYSMGFFGFFKSVRIQGPIDRSAELSSSFVFVNAVKWGGLYNLKLTLSGQFNLYSGRNITMSNVELYLSQPITMNLNTKMTIEHGLVVNRGAAGMAISANGSRNYIRTALNIESSTIVGFPIGIKWNKGIYLRVNNSILANDIDLQDAYGFQIWNSLLSDGQFSGFSSNLSGDPLFVDASIGDYHLQPASPGVDTGSPRYKAPLEHAGRRLNMGFYGNTIEAAIAKDSDGDTMPDGWEIAVGTNPLLNDSIVDADNDGVINLFEYRKGSHPLNANSKFGVRYALLYTSKLPTLTYHSTLFKG; encoded by the coding sequence ATGATTTTTAAAGTGGTTCGATTGTTTTGTGCTGTTACAATGCTTTCAATGATGTTCAGCACACAGGTGCTTGCTGCCTGTGATGATAGTTTGCCTGCAATAGGCAATAGAGATGATGTGTTAATTATCGTTAATGATAATGCCAAAGATTCATGTGTAGTGGGCAAATATTATGCCGAACAACGGGGTGTTGGAAAAAATAACATCGTTCATCTTAAAGTCCCTTCGTCTTATTTTTTGACCTGGACTGAATTTAAGATCATGCGTGATCAAATTATTCAGTTTATGCGTACCAATACCTTTAAAAACGCCTCTATCATTCCTCTGGATTGTCCTTCTACCAGTGAATCCTTGCTCTATTGTCAAGCGAGTATGGAGCAAATTCGGGCAGAGACTAAAATCAAATATCTGGTAATGACTCGTGGTGTACCATCTCGTGTTGTTGTTGATGGTTCAACGCTGAGTTCAGCAAGAGGCCCTACTTCAATTGATAATTACTTACGTCATTGGTTGGTGAATTACTACGCTAAGGATGTTGCCTTTAACTCCAATATTCGTGCCACAGCATTTGCTGATGGCAGGGGAATGAGAACTGTTGAACCGGCAATCGATGGGGAATTAATCGTTGGTCGTATTGATGGCCTCAGTACAGACTCTGCTAAAGCGCTAGTGGATAGAGCCATTGCTGCAGAAAAGAATGGTATTTATGGTAAGCACTATGGCTCAAAATTTGGTAGTACCGGCGGTCGAGCCTCTTGGCTTGATTATAGTCGCACTTATCCTAATCAATATGTGTATGGCAATAGTAGTACTGGCTGGCAATACCAGCATGGTATTTTTGGCGCATACAATGATCTGACAACCCTCTTAAATAATGGAATACGTTTTGTTGATAACAATCAATGTTTGACGCATATTGATAATCCTGCGGGCTCAACTACTGGAAAATCACCACAGGAATGCGTGGTGAAGCTAACCAATGGTAAAGATTTAATGCCGGGGCATCAGTCGGGCAGGCAAGCGCTAGTCGATAATGCTTTGGTTTATCTTGGTTCTTTAGATGGTCAGCCAACCAATGGTAAATTCTCTGGTTTTATGAATTGGCGTCGTGATAGTACCTGTTCTGTGGTGTTGTGTAAAAACAGTGATGATCCCCTTGCCTGTGAACAGCAATCCACTGACGTGTTTAAAGAGATTAACACCCAATGTGCAGGTGTCGCAGAAGGTTTTATTGGTTATAATTTTCAATCTTATCCTGTTTCCTTTCTGGGTGTTTGGCCCACAGCCTGGTATCAAACTACCGCATCGACTGAGCTTTATTGGACCCATCAAGGTGGTGGTGATGTCAATAATTTAGCTTTTCCAGAAATTATAAATGATAGTGCCGATGGCGATGGTAAAAGTGTCTGGTTTGGTGATTCAAATGCGACAGCCAATAGTCAATGCTATAGTGATTTAAGCTTGTCTGTGATGGATGCTTGCGTTAATGATCAGCGGATTATTGGCTTTGTTAATCGCACTCAATTTGCTAGTAAAACAAATGATGTTCTTGCACCTCATCGCTATCGTATTTCTCTCAAATACAAGGCTGAATATATTGATCGCCTGACTCAATTGAGAGTCAATTTATATGTCAAAGAGCCGGATTATGGTTTCTTTCAAGTGTCTTATGGCAGTCAAAACTTCAGTTTAGTTGATTCTGCCGTGCCTCATAAAATTCCTCTGGGTAATACAGACTGGGTAGAAGTAGAAGCTTTTTTTACTATTGATCCAAATAAACATGCCACTGCCCGCAGTAATTGTGCCAATGATACACGTTGTTCTGCTCGTGTGAGTGCAGAATTTTTAAATACGCCTTGGGCGGGTAATTATGATGGTTTTAGAGTTCGCATAGAAACAGCCGGCAGTTATGCCGGAGGTATTGGTCTTGATGATGTTCAAATTGTTGAGACAGATACATTAGAACCCATTGTTTTACGCAATGCTTCGTTTAATGAGGGTCATGAACAGGTTTCTGCCGGTGATCATGCGGCTAACTTCTTAAGTCGTCTCAATGGTACGGCTTTTTGGGGCAGCGTCAGTCATCATCAATCAGGTGGCCATTCCTTTGATAGACATCCTCAGGAAACCTTGATTTATTTTATGCGCGGCTTGCCTTTGGGTGATTCGGTCTGGTTTGCGGAACGCTATAATAGCGGTATGCTATATGGTGATCCCCTTTATTCGCCTATTGCCGTTAAATTTCACTACACAAATAGCTATGACTTTATTGCCGATGGTGATGAATTAATGGCTGATACACTCAATGGTAATGATAGTTCTGTCGTTAGCACTCAATATAATGTTGATTATTGCTCAGGAGAGGATTTCTTTGTCTGTGATCAGGAAGGTAGCTGGCAAGCAAGTAACCTGTCAGGTGTGGGTGGTGAAAGAGCGCTTAATTTAGGGGCGATTGATCTTAGTGCTTTAGACGTTGGTCTATACACTTTACGACTCGCTGTGAACAGTGAAAACATGTTAACAGCAAAGTCACAAACCTTTTATGATTATTATCCCGTTACCGTGGCCAATAATACCTCTGATTTTGATCAGGATGGACTGACGGATGTGGATGAGTTGAAACTTTATCTGACGAATCCAAAGATTGCAGACTCGGATGGTGATGGTTTGGACGATGGTAGGGAAATTCAAATCGGCACGAACCCAAACAATCAAGATACTGATGGCGATGGTATGAATGACGCATGGGAAGCTAAATACAGTGTCATGGATCCCTTGGTCAATGATGCCGACTTAGATTCAGATAATGACGGTCTAACGAATCTGGAAGAGTTTAATTTAAAGACTAATCCCTCTTCAGATGATACAGATCAGGATGGGCTGAGTGATTTTGATGAAATAAATCTTTACAAAACCAGTCCAATTTTAGCTGATACTGATCGTGATCATGTCAATGATGGTTTGGAAATCACTAACAATACCGATCCCTTACTTGCTGAGGACACCGATCTGGATGGCATGAGCAATGATTGGGAACTTGCCTATGGTACCAAGACTTATGCTGATGATGCCAGTGAGGATCCTGATAAGGATGGGGCGGATAATATTCTTGAATATCTGCGTTATTCCTTACCCAATGACGCGACTTCAACACCTATAACGAATACGCTTTATGTGGATGCCACGATTGGCCAAGATACGAATGATGGTTCTTTAGAGGCACCTTTTGCAAGTGTGTCTCGTGCCATGAGAGCTGCTTCAGATGGAGACACCATTCAATTGGCTTCCGGACAATATTCAATGGGCTTTTTTGGCTTTTTTAAATCTGTGAGGATACAAGGGCCGATAGACCGCAGTGCCGAGTTAAGCAGTAGTTTTGTCTTTGTTAATGCGGTTAAATGGGGTGGTTTATATAATTTAAAATTAACCCTATCGGGGCAATTTAACCTGTATTCAGGTCGCAATATAACCATGAGCAATGTTGAGCTGTATTTATCTCAGCCGATTACTATGAACCTGAATACCAAGATGACCATTGAGCATGGCTTAGTGGTCAATCGAGGTGCTGCAGGCATGGCTATTTCAGCCAATGGAAGTAGAAACTATATTAGAACGGCATTGAATATAGAAAGCTCTACGATTGTTGGTTTTCCAATAGGCATTAAATGGAATAAGGGGATTTATCTACGCGTCAATAATTCTATTTTGGCAAATGATATTGATCTGCAGGATGCCTATGGCTTTCAAATATGGAATTCATTGCTCAGTGATGGCCAATTTTCAGGCTTTAGTAGTAATTTAAGTGGTGATCCTCTATTTGTTGATGCCTCCATTGGTGATTATCATTTACAGCCTGCTTCACCGGGAGTTGATACTGGGAGTCCACGCTATAAAGCACCTTTGGAACATGCTGGACGTCGTTTAAATATGGGTTTTTACGGTAATACTATCGAAGCGGCTATTGCTAAAGATTCGGATGGGGACACTATGCCGGATGGCTGGGAAATTGCTGTTGGTACGAATCCACTGCTCAATGATAGTATTGTTGATGCAGACAATGATGGCGTGATTAATCTCTTTGAATACCGCAAAGGAAGCCATCCGCTTAATGCTAACTCTAAGTTTGGCGTACGCTATGCTTTACTGTATACGTCAAAACTTCCCACGTTGACGTATCATTCCACTTTATTTAAAGGCTGA
- the tnpC gene encoding IS66 family transposase codes for MEFVISHDDTTWEEYELLKPFYNRLLYYLIRQKIIQADETTMRVIHDGRENCPKSYMWLYQSGGYHSKCPIVLYEYQPTRAGQHAKTFLTGFSGYLQTDGFPGYHIFENENSEVTLLGCMAHARRKFHDALKALPKNSQKKPGMVQMAISKIAKLYAIEKQIKPLNAEQRYLIRQEKSKPLLDDFKKWCDDKVTKTTKDSKLGVAIRYVINQWKYLTVYLEEGNLQIDNNMAERRIKPFVIGRKNWVMNQNPRGAEASAILYSIVQTAKANNLEPFAFLTHILTELPKLGRHYDDEALEQLLPWNLTEKIQPLNKVE; via the coding sequence ATGGAATTTGTGATCAGCCATGATGATACGACGTGGGAAGAATACGAATTACTCAAACCCTTTTATAATCGGTTGTTGTATTATCTCATTAGGCAGAAAATCATCCAGGCCGATGAAACAACGATGCGAGTGATCCATGATGGACGTGAGAATTGCCCTAAATCTTATATGTGGCTCTATCAAAGTGGCGGCTATCATTCCAAGTGTCCCATTGTTTTGTATGAGTATCAGCCTACTCGTGCAGGCCAACATGCCAAAACCTTTTTAACGGGGTTTTCAGGTTACCTGCAAACGGATGGCTTTCCCGGTTATCATATATTCGAAAATGAGAACAGTGAAGTCACTTTATTAGGCTGCATGGCACATGCTCGTCGCAAGTTCCATGATGCCTTAAAAGCATTACCCAAGAACAGTCAGAAAAAGCCTGGCATGGTACAAATGGCGATCAGTAAAATTGCTAAATTGTATGCGATTGAAAAACAAATCAAACCGCTCAATGCTGAACAACGTTACCTGATCCGTCAGGAAAAAAGCAAACCACTACTGGATGACTTTAAAAAGTGGTGTGATGATAAAGTGACTAAAACAACAAAAGACAGTAAGTTGGGTGTCGCTATTCGTTATGTGATCAATCAATGGAAGTATCTGACTGTCTATCTTGAAGAGGGCAACCTCCAGATTGATAATAATATGGCAGAGCGGCGGATCAAACCCTTTGTGATTGGGCGCAAAAACTGGGTCATGAACCAAAATCCTCGTGGTGCTGAGGCCAGTGCTATTTTATATTCAATCGTGCAAACAGCGAAAGCAAACAACCTAGAGCCCTTTGCCTTTTTAACACACATTCTGACTGAGTTACCTAAGCTGGGCAGGCATTATGATGATGAGGCTTTAGAGCAATTGTTGCCATGGAATTTGACTGAAAAAATTCAGCCTTTAAATAAAGTGGAATGA
- a CDS encoding transposase, giving the protein MARYKTPDGDTCIGKLSFDTHIGHFGHTLQSYIVYQYYHQRVTQPLIIQQLTELGFDISTGQINEILIHDKDHFHTEKNTLLTAGINNSTYIHVDDTGSRHDGKNGYCTHVGNETFAWFSSTRYKSRINFLQLLRGAAVDYTLNDAALDYMRAEKLPHKPLSVIEQSHQTCFDNEEAWKYYLQNNSIITQRHVRIATEGALLGALINSGFPSDLVM; this is encoded by the coding sequence TTGGCTCGCTATAAAACACCCGATGGTGATACCTGTATAGGAAAATTGAGCTTTGATACACATATAGGACATTTTGGCCATACATTACAGAGTTATATCGTTTATCAATATTATCACCAGAGAGTGACTCAGCCATTGATAATACAACAATTAACAGAATTAGGTTTTGATATTTCAACAGGTCAGATCAATGAGATTTTAATCCATGACAAAGACCATTTTCATACTGAAAAAAATACATTGCTAACTGCCGGTATCAACAATAGTACTTATATCCATGTTGATGATACGGGTAGTCGTCATGATGGAAAGAATGGTTATTGTACTCACGTTGGCAATGAAACCTTTGCCTGGTTTTCAAGTACTCGATATAAGAGCCGGATTAATTTTCTACAATTGTTACGAGGTGCTGCTGTTGATTATACGCTCAACGATGCAGCACTTGATTATATGAGAGCAGAAAAATTACCTCACAAGCCATTGAGCGTTATTGAACAAAGTCATCAGACTTGCTTTGATAATGAAGAAGCCTGGAAATACTATCTGCAGAACAATAGTATCATAACACAACGGCATGTTCGCATTGCCACAGAAGGCGCTTTACTGGGGGCATTAATTAACAGTGGCTTTCCAAGTGATTTGGTGATGTGA
- a CDS encoding IS66 family transposase zinc-finger binding domain-containing protein: protein MSSTDKILPEEIPTLKNRVLELQSKVDWYEEQFRLLQHKRFGTSSEKEAHPDFFNEAETFAEEAPEVRETITYERKKPGRKPLPKDLPRKVVRHELSEAEQVCDCGHHLHEIGEETSEQLEIVPAQVYVVEHVQVKYACRACEEGVKTAPKPAQPIPRSFASPSLLAYIIVSKFLDSLPLYRQEAIFKRYKITLSRASMSNWVQQNSVK, encoded by the coding sequence ATGAGTTCAACAGACAAAATACTACCAGAAGAGATACCAACGCTCAAAAACAGGGTGCTTGAACTCCAGTCAAAAGTGGACTGGTATGAGGAACAATTTCGTCTGTTGCAACACAAACGGTTTGGTACTTCCAGTGAAAAAGAAGCCCACCCCGACTTCTTTAATGAGGCAGAAACGTTCGCCGAAGAAGCACCGGAAGTCCGTGAAACCATTACTTATGAGCGTAAAAAGCCCGGTCGTAAGCCTTTACCTAAAGACCTACCTCGTAAAGTTGTTCGTCATGAGTTATCTGAAGCAGAACAAGTCTGTGACTGCGGTCATCACTTGCATGAAATTGGTGAAGAGACCTCAGAGCAACTGGAAATTGTTCCTGCTCAGGTATATGTTGTAGAACATGTTCAGGTTAAATATGCCTGTCGTGCTTGTGAGGAAGGCGTTAAAACTGCTCCTAAGCCTGCACAGCCCATTCCTAGAAGTTTTGCATCACCCAGCCTGCTGGCCTATATCATTGTTTCTAAATTCCTAGACAGCTTGCCTCTCTATCGACAGGAAGCGATATTTAAACGCTATAAGATAACACTTTCCAGAGCCAGTATGTCCAACTGGGTGCAGCAAAACTCGGTGAAGTAA
- the tnpB gene encoding IS66 family insertion sequence element accessory protein TnpB (TnpB, as the term is used for proteins encoded by IS66 family insertion elements, is considered an accessory protein, since TnpC, encoded by a neighboring gene, is a DDE family transposase.), whose amino-acid sequence MITGITVNQVYLVSGVTDMRKATNGLSLIVSEQLEHNPFDGSVFVFCNRQRDKLKILYWERNGFWLYYRTLEKGNSSGRWKKNNPLFR is encoded by the coding sequence ATGATAACGGGCATCACAGTCAATCAGGTTTATCTGGTTTCTGGTGTTACCGATATGAGAAAAGCAACCAATGGGCTATCACTGATTGTCTCAGAGCAATTGGAACACAATCCCTTTGATGGCAGTGTCTTTGTTTTTTGTAATCGTCAGCGAGATAAACTTAAAATACTGTACTGGGAGCGTAATGGTTTCTGGCTTTACTATCGTACACTTGAAAAGGGAAATTCCAGTGGCCGATGGAAAAAGAACAACCCACTCTTTCGTTAA
- the tnpA gene encoding IS66 family insertion sequence element accessory protein TnpA — translation MSNYSKDASMKQHIEACQASNLSQAVYCQQHKIPSHIFSYYRKKLGYVSSSKQVNTNNQLIPINLLANSPQAMQLK, via the coding sequence ATGAGCAACTATTCAAAAGATGCTTCGATGAAGCAACACATAGAGGCCTGCCAAGCCAGTAACTTAAGCCAGGCAGTTTATTGTCAACAACATAAGATACCCTCTCATATTTTTAGCTATTATCGAAAGAAGTTGGGTTATGTTAGCTCATCAAAACAGGTCAACACCAACAATCAACTCATTCCCATTAATTTACTGGCCAATTCCCCACAAGCAATGCAATTAAAGTAA
- the tnpB gene encoding IS66 family insertion sequence element accessory protein TnpB: MITGITVNQVYLVSGVTDMRKATNGLSLIVSEQLEHNPFDGSVFVFVI, translated from the coding sequence ATGATAACGGGCATCACAGTCAATCAGGTTTATCTGGTTTCTGGTGTTACCGATATGAGAAAAGCAACCAATGGGCTATCACTGATTGTCTCAGAGCAATTGGAACACAATCCCTTTGATGGCAGTGTCTTTGTTTTTGTAATCTGA
- the tnpA gene encoding IS66 family insertion sequence element accessory protein TnpA, whose amino-acid sequence MRKRWISCCYSFYCQQHKIPSHIFSYYRKKLGYVSSSKQVNTNNQLIPINLLANSPQAMQLK is encoded by the coding sequence ATCAGGAAGCGATGGATCAGCTGTTGCTACAGCTTCTATTGTCAACAACATAAGATACCCTCTCATATTTTTAGCTATTATCGAAAGAAGTTGGGTTATGTTAGCTCATCAAAACAGGTCAACACCAACAATCAACTCATTCCCATTAATTTACTGGCCAATTCCCCACAAGCAATGCAATTAAAGTAA
- a CDS encoding tetratricopeptide repeat protein, producing MDMVQIFLDIGELEQASNLFARLPKASHETEMGKALMANLHLPHLPPNSTVLRRYKTSSVLTSVILMPNLI from the coding sequence ATGGATATGGTACAAATATTTCTCGACATTGGTGAGCTAGAACAAGCCAGCAATTTATTTGCCCGGCTACCTAAAGCTAGTCATGAAACTGAAATGGGTAAGGCTTTAATGGCCAACTTACATTTGCCACACTTGCCGCCAAACTCGACAGTGTTGAGGCGTTACAAAACAAGCTCAGTATTAACCTCAGTGATTTTGATGCCCAATTTGATTTAG